GTTTCGCCTTCGTCAGCTTCCTCGTCGGTTTCGCCTTCGTCAGCTTCCTCGTCGGTTTCGCCTTCGTCAGCTTCCTCGTCGGTTTCGCCTTCGTCGTCTTCGACGGTTTCGACCTCTTCGTCCACGTCCTCGTCGGCCTCCTCGCTCGCCGTGTCGTCCGACTTCAGTCGCGCCTGTTCGACCCACTCGGCCGCCTGTTCGTCGTTCGCGCCCGTCTCCTCGACGAGCGTCTCGGGGTCCGCGCCAGCGAGGTCCTCGACCGACGCGTAGCCCGCGCTCCGGAGCCGTTTCGCGTACGTCGAACCCAATCCGGGTAGTTGCATCAGTGGGTCGTCGAACCCGTCGTCGTCGGCCGTCTGCCCTCCCTCCGTGAGGTCGCGCGCCCGTTCGGTCGGGAGGACGAACCGCACCTCGTCCGCGGAGACGAACCCGAACACCCGGTTCTTCTTCAGGTCCTCGGTCAGGAGGACGCCGCTCTCTATCGCTTTGAAGTTCGTACAGCCGATGGTCGTGCCGTCCCGACAGACGACGGTCAGCCGCGACTCGGAGTCGTCGTCGCTCATGGGCGACTGTTCGTGCGGCGACGGCCTGTCTCTTTGGGCTAGGACTCGGCGTCGTCCACGTACAACGCGTACCGGTACAGTTCGCCGTCGTACCAGAGCAATCGCCCGTTCGCGAACTCGTCGACCCCGCCCAGACCGAGTCTGTCGAGGAGCGCGTCGTACGACTTCGAGAGCGGCGTCGTCTCCTCGTAGCCGCCCCGCCCGACGGCCGTTTCGAGCGTCTCCCGAACCCCGGACGAGAGGTCGGCCGAGTCGAGTTCGGCGTCGATTCGCGACCCGAACACCACCTCGCGGAACGCCGCGCGCGAGTCGGCGACGGCGACGGCCACGAGAGTGTACGCCGTCTCGACTATCTCGGTTCGGGTCGTCCGAATCCGGTACAGCCACGGCCCGTCCGTTTTCATCGTGACGACCCGCCCGTCGAACTCGCCCGCGGCGAGAGCGCTCTCGCGTTCGGCGGGGCGGCGGAGGACGTACGCGTCGCCGCGCAGGAGTTCGGCGCTCCCGCCCTCGCCTCCCGTCTGCGCGTTGCTGTGGAGTATCTTCACCACGCGTGCCGCCGGCCGTTCGAGCGAGTCGACGGGAATCGCGTCGTCGGACGCCGCCTCCCTGTCGATTGGCTCTGCTCGTACGAGCGTCCGTTCCATCCGTTCCCGGCCGGTGACGACGGACTCCGTCTGGTAGTACGTTCCCCCGTGTTCGACGTACAGGTCCGCGGAGACCGGTCGATAGCCGTGCGTGGTGTGTCGACCCTCCGGCAGGACGGCGTCGAGTGCGGTGCGGGCCGGGTCCCCGAACAGTTCGTCGTCGCTCGGTTCGTACAGCGCGTGTTCGACGGGCGACGCCGAGATTCGCTCGACGTCGAGACCGTACGTCCGAGACTCGTCGTCGCCGTCCCCGAAGACGGCGGACGTACATCCGGCGACCGATGCGAGCGTCGTCGCGGCGGCGGCACGGAGGACGCGGCGGCGGTGGAGGGCCATAGCGACCGGTCGGTACGCCGACGTTTCAACCTGTCTGTCGCGTCCTCGCTCCCGGTATTCCGACTGATTAGGTCTACCTAAAACCGAAACCGCTTTATCGATTTAGGCGAGCCGAAAAATATGGCACGAGACTCGAAGTTCGGACAGTCGCGGCGGCGGTTCCTCCGGGCCGGCGCGGGCATCGTCGGCCTCGGTGCGTTCGCCGGTTGTACGGGCCAGAGCGACGGCGCATCGACCGAGACAGAGTCCGGCGACCGGTCGGCGACGGCGTCGGAGACGACGGCCGACCCGACGGCGACGGAGTCGGAGACGGCGACGGCGTCCGCCGAACCGTACGAGGTGTCGATGGAACCGGTGGGGACGGTGACGTTCGACGAGGTGCCGGAGACGTGGGTCCCGTACACGGGCGACTACGCCGACATGGGCGTCGCACTCGGGCAGGCGGAGGGTCTGTCGGCGATCGGCGTCCGCGCCCGGTTCGGCGCGCACCTGTACGACGAACTCGACGGCGTCTCCGTCGCCACGGACGAACTCACGCAACTGTGGCAGGACGGCACGGGCAAGGAGGTGTTCTACGAACTCGACGCGGACGTCCACCTCGTCGACCCTAACTTCATGGTCAACCGACTCCAGTGGAGTCGGGCCGACGTGGAGGAGATAACGTCGAACGTCGCACCGTTCGTCGGCAACACGGTGTTCACGCGGGTGTACGACTGGCACGACTACTCGTACTACTCGCTGTACGAGGCGTTCGAGAAGGTCGCGCAGGTGTTCCAGCAACGGGAGCGCTACGAGGCGTTCCGCGCGTACCACGACGACGTCCTCGCGGACCTGCAGTCTCGCCTCCCCGCCGAGACGCCGGCCGTCGCCGTCCTCTATCCGGCGGGCGTCCCGCCAGAGTCGTTCTACCCGTACCTCGTCGGCGACGGGACGCAGTCGAAGCACTGGCGGGACCTGAACGTCGGCGACGCACTGGCGAAGCACGACGTCACGGACGCGCAGGCGGGCGGCGGCACCATCGACTACGAGACGCTCCTCGAAATCGACCCCGACGCGCTGGCTATCCGGTTACAGGGCGAAATCACCCCGACGTACTTCGACGAGAAGATACGCTCGCACCTGGAGAGTCACGACGTCGCCAGCCAACTCACCGCGGTCCAGAACGACCGGGTCGTCTACGGCGGCCTGACGTACCAGGGGCCCATCATCCATCTGTTCCAACTCGAACGGGCGGCGCAAGGGCTCTACCCGGATGCGTTCGGCGGCGAGGAACTGTTCGACCGCGGGCGAGTCAGCGACATCGTGACCGGCGACTTCTGACCCGTTTCCGTTCGACCCCACCCCGAGGTGGCCTCCCTCGACACGGGACCGCTGAACCGCTACGACCGCCTGACCGGCGAGAACACGCGCGCTCTCGGCGACGACCCGTCCGACGAGATACGAGAACGGAGAATCGAGCCCGAGTTGGAGGTGTTCAACAACGGCCACCTGAACGAGGTGTACGGTCTCCTCGAACGCCGCGACCTCGCCGACCCCGCATACGCCACTCTCATCTTCGGTCCGGGGACACTGACGCACCCTCGTCACAGAACTTTTTGAATACGATGGGCGACGTACCATACGGGACGACGTTCGACACGCTCGGGTTCGGTCGGCACCGACTCCCGTTGGAATCATGTCGATAGATACGTCGGTTCTGGCCTCGAAGACGACGTCTACTACCGATGCGGCGAGTTGGCCGCGTCGAACGCGCCGTTGGTCGAACGAGTCGCCCGACTCGCCGAGACGTGGGGGAGACCGGTCGCGAGCACGTCTCAGGCGCGAGATGTCCTCGGTTCGAGCTGATTCGCTCTCGTGCGGGGTACTCCTCGGGAACGGTGTCGACGCGGAGCGAGGCGTCGGCTCTCCGGGGACTCGACTGTCCAATAATTATGTCCGGAACGCCTCGAACGCGGGTCGGTTCGAGGCGGGCGTCGCTCCCCGCGATGGCACCTCACCCGACGAACTGGAGGACGAGGAGAATCGTCCCGACGGACGCCACCGTCGTCGCGAACACGTTGACCGAGGCGAGGTTCGCGTCGCCGCCGAGTTCGGTCGCGTAGATGAACGTGGAGACGGCCGTCGGCATCGCCAGCATCAGGACGCCCGCGCGTGTCGTCGAGAGATCCGCCGAGAGCAGGGAGAACGCGACGAGTGCCGCGGCGGGCATCACCAGCATCTTGAGGAGGACGACGGTGCCGACGGTGGAGAGGTCGGCCGACTCTCGGTCTATCGACAGCGACGCGCCGACGGCGAGGAGGGCGACGGGGAGGGCGAGGTCACCGACTGCGACGAGGGCCGACGAGACTGCGCCGGGGACGGCGACGTCGAGAGCGGCGGCGAGGAGTCCGGCGACGAGTGCCGCGACGACGGGGTTCGTGAGGAAGCCCCGGAGTTCGCGCGTGAGGTTCGCCTCCGAATCGTTGACGAACGCGAGAACCGCGACGCTCAACGGCACCTGCGTCAGGGCGCCGACGCCGAGGACGAGACTCGCTTTGGCGGCGACCACGTCGCCGAACGCCACCGCCGCGATGGGCAGTCCGAGGAAGCCGAGGTTGCAGTGGTACGACTGTACGACGGCGACGCTCCGAACTCCGGGCGTCGACTCCCGTCGATGGACGACCCACGCCAGGCCGGCCATCGAGAGCAGGACGGCCCAGAACCCGACGACGAGGCGGGGTTCCAGCACCTCCCGAAGCGGTTGGGAGGCCGTCGAGGTGAACACCAGAGCGGGGAGGGCGACGTAGAAGGCGAATCGAGTGAGATAGGTCGCGCGGGCGTCGTTCAACACCCCGACGTATCGGCCGGCGAACCCGACGCACAGCACTCCGAGCAGATAGACGAGATTGGAGACGACGCCCATACGGCCACGTCGGCGTTCCCCCCATTTGAGGGTACGTTCCGCGGCAACAGACGGCCGGTTACGGCGGGTGTCGCTCCCCCACCGCGCACCGCTCCGGACCCGACAGAACCGCAAAGGCGGTTTTGCTATCTTTGTTTCTTTGCTATCTTTGCTCTCTTTTCCATACTTCCCATCTCGGAACGGGGCTGTCGCGCCACCCCTCCGCGGATACGCCCCGAACAGGCCCGTGAGGGCTCAGTACGCCTCTCGCAGGACCTCGACGACGTCCGCCACCGTCGGGTCGAGTCCCGGCGGAGCGTTGGCGACGAACGAGTCCGAGACGACGGCCTCCGCCACCGCCTCGAACTCGTCGGGTTCGGGGCCGTCCACGTCGCGGAGGCGGGTGGGCAACGAGAGTGCGTCGCGGACGGCCGCGACGCGTTCGACGACGGCGGCCGCGGGGTCGGAGGCATCGCCGACGCCGAGTGCGTCCGCGAGTCGGTCGCGTCGGCCGTCCACCTCGTCGAACACGTACCGCAGGACGTGCGGGGCGACGACGCCGTGTGCGGCCCCTTGCTGCACGTCGTACGTGCGCGTCAGTCCGTGGCCGAAGGCGTGGAGTATCGAGAGCATCGTCCCGTCGGGTCGCGAGACGCCGTACTGGACGAGCATCGTCCCCTCGACGACGGGGTCGAGGACGACGTCGTCCACCTGTTCGGTGCCGAGTCGCCGGAGACCGGACGCCAGGAGTTCCAGACCGCGGGCGGCCGTCGCGTCGGTCACCGGCGTCCTGTTCCGCGCGTACAGCGCCTCGATTCCCTTGTCGAACCCGTTCATCGCCGACGCCGCGAGGACGCGGTTCGGCGTCGTCGCGAACAGGCGGGAGTCGTAGACGACCGCCGCGGGCATCAGGCGCGGGTCCGAGACGCCGCCGTTCGCGGGGTCCGCGACGAGGCCGGACGCCGGCGACGCCGTCACGCCCGCGCCGTTCGAAATCTCCGCGCCGGCCAGCGTCGTCGGTACGGCGACGACGGGGAGAAGCGGCTCCGAGGGGGGCGAAATCGTGCCCGTCTCGGCGAGTTCTCGGCCCACCGTCTCGGGGTCCCTGTCGTCGGCCGAGAGGAGGCTGACGACCTTCGCCACGTCGAGACTGCTGCCGCCGCCGAGACTGACAAGCACGTCCGCGTCGTTGCGGCGCGCGGCCGCGAGGCCGTCGTACGCCGTGGCGAGACGTTTCTCGGGCGTCGTCTCCGCGAAGACGCCCACCAGCCTGTCACCCAGTCCCGACTCGACCGGGTCGACCACCGCGGGCGTCCGACCGACGGTCGACCCGCAGACGACGAGTGCGCGTTCGAAGCCGTGTTCGGCCAGTTCCGCGCCGAGGTCGGCCGCCGCACCGCTTCCTGACCTGAGCACCGGCGCGTCGAACTCGAACCGGAACCGGTCGTCGCTCATCTCGCCCGCCCTCCGTCGTCGGCGCGTCGATTGGTTCGCATGGTTTCTCTCGGACCTCCGGACGGGTATGGTTTTTCGGACGCGGAGGTCGCCTGGTAACACAGGGTAACCGCACGTGCGGCGACGCGCCGCCTCGACGGCAGAACGTATTTTATCGACCGCGCAGAACCCACTCAGCATGCCAGACGCGTACATCGTCGGCGCGGGTCAGACCGAGTTCGGGACGTTTCCGTCCGAGAGTTACCGGACGCTGTTCGCGGAGGCGTTCGAGGCGGCGGTAGAGAGCGTCGACGGGCCGATTGACGCCGGCGACGTCGACGAGGCAGTCGTCGGAACGCTGGGCGTCGGCGGCCGACAACTCGGGCTGTCGGCCCCGGCGGTGACGGAGCACGTCGGCCTGCACAACGTCCCCAGCACGCGCGTCGAGAACGCCTGCGCGGCGGGCGGGTTCGCCGTCAGGCAGGCCGTCCAGGCCATCGAGAGCGGGATAGCCGACGTCGTCCTCGCGGGCGGCGTCGAGGTGATGTCCGACATGAGCGGCGACGCGACGAAGTACTGGCTCGGCGTCAGCGGCGAGACGGAGTGGGAGCGACTCACCGGGACGACGTTCTCGGGCGTCTACGCCCAGATGGCCAGCGCCTACCTCGACCGGTACGACGCGACGACGGAGGACCTCTCGCGCGTGGCGGTGAAGAACCACGCGAACGGCGCGAAGAACCCGAAGGCGCACCTCGACTTCGCCTGTTCGCTGGCGGACGCGACGGACGCGCCGACGGTGGCGGACCCGCTGAACCTCTATCACTGCTGTCCGACCTCCGACGGGGCCGCCGCCGTCCTCCTCGCGAGCGGAGACGTGGTCGGGGAGTACACGGACGAACGGGTTCGCGTCGCGGGCGTCGGCGCCGCCAGCGACCGGGTCGGACTCGCCGACCGCGACTCGTACACGGCCATCTCCGCCTCGAAAGAGGCCGGTACGCGGGCCTACGAGATGGCCGGCGTCGGACCGGCGGACCTCGACTTCGCCGAGGTGCACGACTGCTTCGCCATCGCCGAACTCGTCGCCTACGAGGACCTCGGCTTCTGCGACCCCGGCGAGGGGGCGACGCTCCTCCGCGAGGGCGTCACCGACCCCGGCGGTGACCTGCCGGTGAACACCTCGGGCGGCCTGAAGTCGAAGGGGCACCCCATCGGCGCGACGGGCACCGGCCAACTGGTCGAGGCGTTCGACCAACTGACGGGGAACGCGGGCGAACGGCAACTGGACGACCCGACGTACGGACTCGCCCACAACGTCGGCGGAAGCGGCGGTGCCACCGTCGTCCACGTCCTCGAACGGGAGGCGGCGCGATGACGCTCCGACTCGCGGGCGTCGGCGCGTACGCGCCGCGGAACTACGTCACCGCGGAGACGATACGCGAGGCGTGGGGGCGGTTCGACGGTGCGGGCATCCGGCAGAAGTCCGTGACGGGTGCGGACGAAGACACGCTGACGATGGCCTACGAGGCCGCCCGACGTGCGCTCTCGGCGGCCGGGACGGACCCGGGTGCGGTCACGTCGCTCGTCTTCGGCACGACCACGCCGCCGACCGAGGTGGAGTCGGCGACGGCCAGACTGGTCTCGTTCCTCGGTCTCGCGGCGGACGCGACGACGACGCAACTCGCCGGGAGCGCGAACGTCGGCGTCGAAGCGGTCACGCTCGGACTCGACGCCGGTGACGGCGAGACGGTGCTCGTCGTCGCCAGCGACGCTCCTCGCGGTGCCCCCGACGGCGACGTCGAACACGGGGCGGGCGCGGGCGCGGCGGCAGTCGTCCTCACCGCCGACGGCGCGGGCGCGGTCACGGACCGGGCGACGCACACCGCGACGTACCCGGGAACGCGGTTCAGACCGGCCGGCGAGAGCGAGACGCGGGCGCTCGGCGTCACCCAGTACGACCGGCGGGCGTACCGCGAGACGGTCGGCGGAAGCGTCGCCGGACTCGACGCGGACCCGGACCCGGACGCCGCGGCCCTCGGCGGTCCGGACGGGGACCTGCCGTACCGCGCGGCGGACGAGGTTGGCCTCGAACCCGAGACGATTCGGGCGGGGGCGACCGTCCACGAACTCGGCGACGCGGGCGCGGCGACGCCGCTTCTCGGACTGGCGAACGCGCTCGACGGCGGCGCGTCGCGCGTCCTCGTCGTCGGCTACGGCGCGGGAAGCGAGTCGACGGCCGTCCTCGTCGACGGCGACGTTCCGACCGCGTCGGCGACCGAGGGGACCGTCGAACGCTCCTACGCCGAGTACCTCCGCCTCCGCGGCGTCGTGACTCCGGGCGAACCCGAGGGCGGCGGCGCGTACGTCAGCGTCCCGAGTTGGCGGCGGACGCTCCCCCAGCGACACCGTCTCGTCGCCGGCCGATGCCGGAACTGCGGGTCGCTCTCGTTCCCGCCGTCGGGCGCGTGTTCGTCCTGCGGCACGCGCGATAGCTACGCCGAGGTCACCCTCCCCGGCACCGGCACCGTCGAGGCGGCGACGGTCATCGGACAGGGCGGGGCACCGCCGGAGTTCGTCGAGCAACAGGCTCGCGACGGGGCGTACGTCAGCGCCGTCGTCGCCCTCGACGGGCCGGACGGCGGCACGGTCAGCGCGCCGATGCAGGTGGTCGAGACGGACGGGAAACCGGGCGTCGGCGACGAACTGACCGCGACCGTCCGACGCGTCTACACGCAGGAGGGCGTCACGCGGTACGGAGTCAAGATGCTCCCCGTCGACGCCGAACGGTAGTCGCGGGTCCGGACGATACCACTCGCCCGTCGTTCATCGACCCGACGCTGGGCCACGAGAACAGTCTACGTTCGTCCGCCACTCGACCGGTGGTGAACCTGCCACTGAGCTTCACAGCTATAGTATCGTAATGACCGACGCGCGCGACGGTGGCCGCGCTGATACCCGCCTGCCGTTCGTCGGTCGTTCGAGGCGAGGAGATAGTGGTTCCGGCCGACTTCGGCGCTCGCCGCGCTGCTACCAGTACGTTTCGGCAATCTCGGCGGCGTGGTCGAGCGTCTCGTAGGAGTCCGGACGCTCCTCAGCCTCGTATATCAGCCAGTCGAAGCCGTGGTCGCGGACCGTCGAAACGGTCTCCTCGACGTCGATGTCTCCCTCGCCGACTTCGGCGGGTTCGCCCGTCTCGGCGTGGTAATCCTTCAGGTGGACCAGACGTATCCGGTCGGCGTGGTCGTCGAGGTACGAGAGCGGGTCGTAGCCGGCGGCGCCGACCCACCCGAGGTCCAGTTCGAAGGAGACGTCTTCCGTCGCCTCCATCAGGCGCGTCAGAGCCGGTTCGCCGTCGAGGTCCGTGAACTCCTGGTCGTGGTTGTGGTAGTGCAGAGAGAGGTCGTACTCCGCGAGGTCCTCGGCGACGGCGTTCAGGCGCGCGCCCGCCGCTTCGACGGACGCTCGGTCCTCGAACTCCTCGGGCTCGAACCACGGCACGACGACGTTCTCACAGCCGAGTGCGCCGTACGTCTCCGCGACGGCTTCGGCGTTCGCCTCCAGTTCCTCGATGCCGACGTGCGCCCCCGCGAGTTCGAGCCCCGTCCGTTCGAGGGCGTCACCGACGTCCTCGGGGTCTGCATCACCGAGTCCGGCGAGTTCGACGCCGTCGAACCCCGTCTCGCCGACCCGTTCGACGACGGTCGGGAGTGGGTCGTCTATCGCGTGAACGCTGTACAGTTGGAACGCGAACGATGTCATAGTCGACGTTCGACGGTTCGGCTGATAAGTGTCGGTGAACGACCAAGGGTTGCCGACTCTCGGGCGGGAGGCTCCGAACGGGAACCGGAGGTCAGACGGCGTCCAGCGACTCCAGCACCTCGTAGCAGGCGTTGACGTGATGGTAGCCGCTCTTGACCTTCGGGGTCTCGTCGATGCTCGGGTGAATCGCTCCGTCGGGCGTGAGCCGTTCGTAGCGGATGCCGAGCGAGCGGTTCGTCGCGTACTCGTGCAGGTAGTCGTGGATTCGGTCGTACCAGCTCCAGTAGCGGTCGTCGCCCGTCGTCGCGCCCAGTCGCGCCGCCGCGCCCAGTCCCTCCTCCAGCGCCCACGTGTACTTCGCGTCCACGATGGGTTCGCCCTCCCGGTCGATGGTGTAGTAGAAGCCGCCGCGTTCGTCGTCCCAGCCGTCGGTGACGGAGGCGTCGAAGAAGCGCTCGGCCCTGTCGAGGTACCAGCCGGCGTCGTCGTGGTGGTGCAGGCGGACGAGCAGTTTCGCCCACTCCAGCATGTGACCCGGTTGGTAGCCCCACGGGCGGAACAGGTCGGCCTTCTCGTCGCGGTTGTACTCCCAGTCAACCTCCCAGTCGGACGTGAAGTGTTCGCAGAGCAGTCCGTCAGCTTCGTCCGGTTTGTCCCGCGCGATGGTCTCTGCGACCGTCGCCGCCCGCGAGCGGTATCGTTCCTCGCCGGTGGCCTCGTAGGCGGCAAGCAACGCCTCGGTGGCGTGCATGTTCGCGTTCTGTCCCCGGTAGTCCGGTTCGGCGGGTTCCCAGTCGGCCGTCCGGTTGCTGGCGAACGCCCCGTGTTCGGCCTCCCAGAACCGCTCGTCGAGGATGTCGAACGTCTCTCCGATGCGGTCCGCCACGTCGCCGATGCCGGCGCGCGTGGCCGTTGCGTACGCGAGGAGGACGAACGCGTGGCCGTACGTCGACCGCGTCTCGTCGGTCGGTTCTCGCCCCTCGAACAGCCACGCGTAGCCGTCCCGTTCCTCGTCGTAGGCGACGTTTCGGAGGTACGAGAGGCCGTGTTCGGCGGCCGGTTCGCACCACACCGGGCCGTCGAGGAGTTCGCCGACGCTGAATGCGAAGACGAAGCGCGCGGTGGGGACGAGGTGCTTCGTCCGCGAGTCGTAGATGGCGCCGTCGCGGTCGCTCACCTGTGCGACGTAGCCGCCGAAGTGGGTGTCCACCGATCGCTCTCGGTGAAACTGGAGGGCGTCGATGGCGTCTCGACGGAGCCACTCGGGCGACCGGAACGGGGTCTGGTCGTTCATAGCCGTCCATCTTCGCCGCCGTGGAAAAAGCCACCGACGCCTCGCGGTTCGGTCGGTGACCGTCACCGACGCTCCCACTACACTTTTGCTCGTTCCGCTGAACTGCCGTACCATGACAGTAGACGAGTTCCTGCGAGGTGTCACCGCGCGCGACTGGGAGCGGCTGGAGTCGGGAACGCTCCGTCTGGCGATGGTCGGCCTCGGCTGGTGGACGCGCGAGCAGGCGATACCCGCCGTCGCGGATTCGAAGTTCTGCGAGACCACCGTCCTCGTCAGCAGTAGCCACGAGAAGGGCGACGAGGTGGCCGAGGACGTGCC
This is a stretch of genomic DNA from Halogeometricum rufum. It encodes these proteins:
- a CDS encoding helix-hairpin-helix domain-containing protein, whose protein sequence is MSDDDSESRLTVVCRDGTTIGCTNFKAIESGVLLTEDLKKNRVFGFVSADEVRFVLPTERARDLTEGGQTADDDGFDDPLMQLPGLGSTYAKRLRSAGYASVEDLAGADPETLVEETGANDEQAAEWVEQARLKSDDTASEEADEDVDEEVETVEDDEGETDEEADEGETDEEADEGETDEEADEGET
- a CDS encoding ABC transporter substrate-binding protein yields the protein MARDSKFGQSRRRFLRAGAGIVGLGAFAGCTGQSDGASTETESGDRSATASETTADPTATESETATASAEPYEVSMEPVGTVTFDEVPETWVPYTGDYADMGVALGQAEGLSAIGVRARFGAHLYDELDGVSVATDELTQLWQDGTGKEVFYELDADVHLVDPNFMVNRLQWSRADVEEITSNVAPFVGNTVFTRVYDWHDYSYYSLYEAFEKVAQVFQQRERYEAFRAYHDDVLADLQSRLPAETPAVAVLYPAGVPPESFYPYLVGDGTQSKHWRDLNVGDALAKHDVTDAQAGGGTIDYETLLEIDPDALAIRLQGEITPTYFDEKIRSHLESHDVASQLTAVQNDRVVYGGLTYQGPIIHLFQLERAAQGLYPDAFGGEELFDRGRVSDIVTGDF
- a CDS encoding 3-keto-5-aminohexanoate cleavage protein; the protein is MASLDTGPLNRYDRLTGENTRALGDDPSDEIRERRIEPELEVFNNGHLNEVYGLLERRDLADPAYATLIFGPGTLTHPRHRTF
- a CDS encoding 3-keto-5-aminohexanoate cleavage protein; translated protein: MRWATYHTGRRSTRSGSVGTDSRWNHVDRYVGSGLEDDVYYRCGELAASNAPLVERVARLAETWGRPVASTSQARDVLGSS
- a CDS encoding AEC family transporter; amino-acid sequence: MGVVSNLVYLLGVLCVGFAGRYVGVLNDARATYLTRFAFYVALPALVFTSTASQPLREVLEPRLVVGFWAVLLSMAGLAWVVHRRESTPGVRSVAVVQSYHCNLGFLGLPIAAVAFGDVVAAKASLVLGVGALTQVPLSVAVLAFVNDSEANLTRELRGFLTNPVVAALVAGLLAAALDVAVPGAVSSALVAVGDLALPVALLAVGASLSIDRESADLSTVGTVVLLKMLVMPAAALVAFSLLSADLSTTRAGVLMLAMPTAVSTFIYATELGGDANLASVNVFATTVASVGTILLVLQFVG
- a CDS encoding iron-containing alcohol dehydrogenase family protein; this translates as MSDDRFRFEFDAPVLRSGSGAAADLGAELAEHGFERALVVCGSTVGRTPAVVDPVESGLGDRLVGVFAETTPEKRLATAYDGLAAARRNDADVLVSLGGGSSLDVAKVVSLLSADDRDPETVGRELAETGTISPPSEPLLPVVAVPTTLAGAEISNGAGVTASPASGLVADPANGGVSDPRLMPAAVVYDSRLFATTPNRVLAASAMNGFDKGIEALYARNRTPVTDATAARGLELLASGLRRLGTEQVDDVVLDPVVEGTMLVQYGVSRPDGTMLSILHAFGHGLTRTYDVQQGAAHGVVAPHVLRYVFDEVDGRRDRLADALGVGDASDPAAAVVERVAAVRDALSLPTRLRDVDGPEPDEFEAVAEAVVSDSFVANAPPGLDPTVADVVEVLREAY
- a CDS encoding thiolase domain-containing protein is translated as MPDAYIVGAGQTEFGTFPSESYRTLFAEAFEAAVESVDGPIDAGDVDEAVVGTLGVGGRQLGLSAPAVTEHVGLHNVPSTRVENACAAGGFAVRQAVQAIESGIADVVLAGGVEVMSDMSGDATKYWLGVSGETEWERLTGTTFSGVYAQMASAYLDRYDATTEDLSRVAVKNHANGAKNPKAHLDFACSLADATDAPTVADPLNLYHCCPTSDGAAAVLLASGDVVGEYTDERVRVAGVGAASDRVGLADRDSYTAISASKEAGTRAYEMAGVGPADLDFAEVHDCFAIAELVAYEDLGFCDPGEGATLLREGVTDPGGDLPVNTSGGLKSKGHPIGATGTGQLVEAFDQLTGNAGERQLDDPTYGLAHNVGGSGGATVVHVLEREAAR
- a CDS encoding zinc ribbon domain-containing protein; translated protein: MTLRLAGVGAYAPRNYVTAETIREAWGRFDGAGIRQKSVTGADEDTLTMAYEAARRALSAAGTDPGAVTSLVFGTTTPPTEVESATARLVSFLGLAADATTTQLAGSANVGVEAVTLGLDAGDGETVLVVASDAPRGAPDGDVEHGAGAGAAAVVLTADGAGAVTDRATHTATYPGTRFRPAGESETRALGVTQYDRRAYRETVGGSVAGLDADPDPDAAALGGPDGDLPYRAADEVGLEPETIRAGATVHELGDAGAATPLLGLANALDGGASRVLVVGYGAGSESTAVLVDGDVPTASATEGTVERSYAEYLRLRGVVTPGEPEGGGAYVSVPSWRRTLPQRHRLVAGRCRNCGSLSFPPSGACSSCGTRDSYAEVTLPGTGTVEAATVIGQGGAPPEFVEQQARDGAYVSAVVALDGPDGGTVSAPMQVVETDGKPGVGDELTATVRRVYTQEGVTRYGVKMLPVDAER
- a CDS encoding sugar phosphate isomerase/epimerase family protein codes for the protein MTSFAFQLYSVHAIDDPLPTVVERVGETGFDGVELAGLGDADPEDVGDALERTGLELAGAHVGIEELEANAEAVAETYGALGCENVVVPWFEPEEFEDRASVEAAGARLNAVAEDLAEYDLSLHYHNHDQEFTDLDGEPALTRLMEATEDVSFELDLGWVGAAGYDPLSYLDDHADRIRLVHLKDYHAETGEPAEVGEGDIDVEETVSTVRDHGFDWLIYEAEERPDSYETLDHAAEIAETYW
- a CDS encoding AGE family epimerase/isomerase → MNDQTPFRSPEWLRRDAIDALQFHRERSVDTHFGGYVAQVSDRDGAIYDSRTKHLVPTARFVFAFSVGELLDGPVWCEPAAEHGLSYLRNVAYDEERDGYAWLFEGREPTDETRSTYGHAFVLLAYATATRAGIGDVADRIGETFDILDERFWEAEHGAFASNRTADWEPAEPDYRGQNANMHATEALLAAYEATGEERYRSRAATVAETIARDKPDEADGLLCEHFTSDWEVDWEYNRDEKADLFRPWGYQPGHMLEWAKLLVRLHHHDDAGWYLDRAERFFDASVTDGWDDERGGFYYTIDREGEPIVDAKYTWALEEGLGAAARLGATTGDDRYWSWYDRIHDYLHEYATNRSLGIRYERLTPDGAIHPSIDETPKVKSGYHHVNACYEVLESLDAV